A section of the Pseudovibrio sp. M1P-2-3 genome encodes:
- the pyk gene encoding pyruvate kinase has product MKRNRRVKILATLGPSSSSKDMIKKLWQAGADVFRINMSHSSHEVLNSLVNTIRSVEQEMGRPIGILADLQGPKLRVGTFQGDQKVTLENGATFTLDNDVTPGDSSRVYLPHPEILGSLQAGHRLLLDDGKIGLRVTKASPERCETTVEVGGVLSNRKGVSVPDTEIPVGALTEKDHKDLIAALDAKVDWIALSFVQRPEDLIEVRKIAQGRVGILAKIEKPQAIDRLAEIIELSDAIMVARGDLGVEMPLEKVPGLQKQMIRSCRKAGKPVIVATQMLESMITSPVPTRAEVSDVATAVFEGADAVMLSAESAAGRFPVEAVSTMDKIAIEVEQDVHFRSIIHAQRTEPEATGADAITAAAGQVAETLDLAAIVTYTASGATALRASRERPSTPIIAFSPEITTVRRLTLGWGLHCVANVDAANEQDMVERACELANKEGYAKPGQRIIVSAGVPFDTPGSTNMLRIAFVSE; this is encoded by the coding sequence ATGAAGCGCAATAGACGGGTCAAAATTCTTGCAACTCTAGGCCCGTCCTCCTCCAGCAAGGACATGATCAAGAAGCTGTGGCAGGCCGGAGCTGATGTTTTCCGCATCAACATGAGCCACTCCAGCCACGAAGTTCTGAACTCACTCGTCAACACAATACGTTCTGTAGAGCAGGAAATGGGACGTCCGATTGGTATCCTAGCCGATCTGCAAGGCCCGAAACTCAGAGTTGGAACATTTCAAGGCGACCAAAAAGTTACTTTGGAGAACGGGGCAACCTTCACTCTGGATAATGACGTCACTCCTGGTGACAGCAGCCGAGTTTACCTCCCACACCCTGAAATCCTTGGCAGCTTGCAAGCTGGACACCGCCTACTGCTGGACGATGGAAAAATAGGTCTACGCGTTACCAAAGCATCTCCAGAGCGCTGTGAGACAACTGTGGAAGTTGGCGGAGTTCTTTCCAACCGCAAAGGTGTTAGCGTTCCTGACACGGAAATTCCTGTCGGCGCCTTAACAGAAAAAGACCACAAGGATCTGATTGCCGCCCTTGATGCAAAAGTGGACTGGATCGCCCTTTCATTTGTTCAGCGCCCTGAAGACCTTATTGAAGTTCGCAAAATTGCACAGGGACGCGTTGGTATTCTTGCCAAAATCGAAAAGCCTCAGGCCATCGATCGTCTGGCGGAGATTATCGAGCTTTCAGATGCCATCATGGTTGCACGTGGTGACTTGGGCGTGGAAATGCCGCTCGAGAAAGTCCCTGGCCTGCAAAAGCAAATGATTCGCTCTTGCCGCAAAGCCGGTAAGCCTGTCATTGTAGCAACCCAGATGCTTGAAAGCATGATCACATCTCCTGTCCCAACACGTGCGGAAGTCTCTGATGTGGCAACTGCAGTCTTTGAAGGCGCAGACGCTGTCATGCTCTCAGCTGAATCAGCTGCTGGACGGTTCCCTGTCGAAGCTGTTTCAACCATGGATAAAATTGCTATTGAGGTTGAGCAGGACGTACACTTCAGAAGCATTATTCACGCACAACGCACTGAACCGGAAGCAACCGGCGCCGATGCGATCACAGCGGCCGCAGGACAAGTTGCTGAAACTCTGGATCTCGCAGCCATTGTGACCTACACTGCCTCTGGTGCAACAGCGCTTAGAGCTTCAAGAGAGCGGCCTTCTACGCCGATTATCGCCTTCTCACCAGAGATCACGACTGTACGGCGCTTAACCCTTGGCTGGGGCTTGCACTGTGTCGCGAATGTCGATGCTGCAAACGAACAGGATATGGTTGAAAGAGCCTGTGAACTTGCGAATAAAGAAGGCTATGCAAAGCCCGGACAACGTATAATTGTGAGTGCAGGCGTTCCCTTTGACACTCCAGGATCCACAAATATGCTACGTATTGCCTTTGTGAGTGAATAA
- a CDS encoding DUF1036 domain-containing protein, producing MQASADLRLCNKTEGTVSAAIGYREDGQWITEGWWNLSKASCDTVRSGDLQSRYFYIYAVENEKSGEWSGPAHMCVSQKEFTIQGIENCVARGYERVGFFEIDTNEQDSWTVQLTEPTAQGTSEQ from the coding sequence ATGCAAGCGAGTGCTGATCTTCGCCTTTGCAATAAAACAGAGGGAACAGTTAGCGCCGCAATTGGCTATCGCGAGGATGGCCAGTGGATCACAGAGGGTTGGTGGAACCTGTCTAAGGCCAGCTGCGATACTGTGCGATCAGGCGACCTACAGTCGCGCTACTTTTATATTTATGCCGTAGAAAATGAAAAATCCGGAGAGTGGAGCGGCCCCGCACACATGTGCGTAAGTCAAAAAGAATTCACAATCCAGGGAATAGAAAACTGCGTTGCTCGCGGATACGAACGCGTCGGTTTTTTTGAAATTGATACCAATGAGCAGGACAGCTGGACAGTCCAGTTGACTGAGCCTACAGCACAAGGAACAAGTGAACAATGA